A region from the Enoplosus armatus isolate fEnoArm2 chromosome 24, fEnoArm2.hap1, whole genome shotgun sequence genome encodes:
- the scn1lab gene encoding sodium channel, voltage-gated, type I like, alpha b isoform X5, with translation MAQLLVPPGPDSFRPFAPESLAAIERRIAEEEARRPRAERRNDSDDENGPKPNSDLEAGKSLPFIYGDIPPHLVSTPLEDMDPYYSNQKTFIVLNRGKAIFRFHAAPALYILSSFNPLRRIAIRVLVHSMFSMLIMFTILTNCAFMTLSNPPEWAKNVEYTFTGIYTFESLIKILARGFCVGKFTFLRDPWNWLDFSVILMAYVTEFVDLGNVSALRTFRVLRALKTISVIPGLKTIVGALIQSVKKLSDVMILTVFCLSVFALIGLQLFMGNLRQKCVRMPIGSNATNSSNITASDTMFLIDTLQEINTTFVPNATESSFNWTEYINDESNYYYLPGRRDALLCGNGSGAGLCPEGFICMKAGRNPDYGYTSFDTFSWAFLSLFRLMTQDFWENLYQQTLRAAGKPYMIFFVLVIFLGSFYLVNLILAVVAMAYDEQNQATIEEAQQKEEEFQAMLEQLKRQQEEAQVAAAAATESGEYSGRGGPTSESSSGTSKLSSKSAKERRNRRKKRKQREEEEERGAHDKFHKSESEDSIKRSSFRFSIDANRLSYEKRCSSPNQSLLSIRGSLFSPRRNSRASLFSFRGRARDMGSENDFADDEHSTFEESDSRRGSLFLPRRLERRCSAISQTSLGAQRSVLPANGKMHCAVDCNGVVSLVGGTSVTTSPVGLLLPEGTTTDTELKKRRSGFHQPSMDYLDEPGGRQRAMSVASILTNTMEELEESRQKCPPCWYRFANTGLIWDCCPAWLKIKEVVSTLVMDPFVDLAITICIVLNTLFMAMEHYPMTKQFDNVLSVGNLVFTGIFTAEMCFKIIALDPYYYFQEGWNIFDGIIVSLSLMELGLANVEGLSVLRSFRLLRVFKLAKSWPTLNMLIKIIGNSVGALGNLTLVLAIIVFIFAVVGMQLFGKSYKECVCKISDECQLPRWHMHDFFHSFLIVFRVLCGEWIETMWDCMEVAGQTMCLIVFMMVMVIGNLVVLNLFLALLLSSFSADNLAATDDDSEMNNLQIAVGRIQRGFAFVRRFLQSLCSGRGGKGSGLAEESKPLDELHSNGKGNCISNHTSVEITKDPSGVYMTEGNGRPGGGLVVGVGIGGDTTGKYPMEECDYMSFIHNPSLTVTVPIAVGESDFENLNTEDFSSDSSDVEGSKEKLDVEPKPLSSSEGSTVDIRPPGDGVDSVELEPEESLDPEACFTEGCVRRFQCCQINEEDNNYKSWWTLRKTCFIIVEHNWFESFIIFMILLSSGALAFEDIYIEQRRTIKTVLEYADKVFTYIFILEMLLKWVAYGFVKYFTNAWCWLDFLIVDVSLVSLVANALGYSELTAIKSLRTLRALRPLRALSRFEGMRVVVNALLGAIPSIMNVLLVCLIFWLIFSIMGVNLFAGKYYYCVNTTTDEIFPIDVVNNRTECLNLVNDSARWKNVKINFDNVGAGYLALLQVATFKGWMDIMYAAVDSRNLEDQPKYEVNLYMYLYFVIFIIFGSFFTLNLFIGVIIDNFNQQKKKFGGQDIFMTEEQKKYYNAMKKLGSKKPQKPIPRPTNTFQGCVFDCITKQAFDIVIMILICLNMVTMMVETDDQTEDMDKILYWINLVFIVLFTGECVLKMISLRHYYFTIGWNIFDFVVVILSIVGMFLSKVIEKYFVSPTLFRVIRLARIGRILRLIKGAKGIRTLLFALMMSLPALFNIGLLLFLVMFIYAIFGMSNFAYVKREAGIDDMFNFETFGNSMICLFQITTSGGWDGLLAPILNKREPDCDSQMEHPGNYYKGNCGNPSVGIFFFVSYIIICFLIVVNMYIAVILENFSVATEESAEPLSEDDFEMFYEVWERFDPDATQFMEYSKLSDFADALDPPLRMPKPNMIQLISMDLPMVSGERIHCLDILFAFTKRVLGEGGEMDVLRGQMEERFMASNPSKVSYEPITTTLRRKQEDMAAVIIQRAFRRYMICLAMKKASALYKEQLKEGIRDPDKDVMVISKFNENSTSDKTDMTPSTASPPSYNSVTKSDKDKYEKENREKENKGKDLKDRKK, from the exons ATGGCACAGCTGCTTGTACCGCCCGGACCTGACAGCTTCCGTCCCTTCGCCCCCGAGTCGCTGGCCGCCATCGAGAGGCGCATCGCCGAGGAGGAGGCCCGGAGACCGCGGGCGGAGCGCCGCAACGACAGCGACGATGAAAACGGGCCCAAGCCCAACAGTGACCTGGAGGCGGGGAAATCTCTCCCCTTCATCTATGGGGACATCCCTCCCCACCTGGTGTCCACCCCTCTGGAGGACATGGACCCCTACTACAGCAATCAGAAG acCTTCATAGTATTGAATCGCGGGAAGGCAATCTTCCGTTTCCACGCCGCTCCTGCCTTGTACATCTTAAGCTCCTTCAACCCTCTGAGGAGGATAGCTATTAGAGTTTTAGTACACTC GATGTTCAGCATGTTGATCATGTTCACCATCCTGACCAACTGTGCTTTCATGACCCTAAGTAATCCCCCAGAATGGGCCAAGAATGTAGA GTACACATTCACAGGGATTTACACCTTCGAGTCCCTTATAAAGATCCTGGCCAGGGGCTTCTGTGTGGGGAAGTTCACCTTCCTGCGGGACCCGTGGAACTGGCTGGATTTCAGTGTTATCCTCATGGC ATATGTCACAGAGTTTGTGGACCTGGGCAATGTCTCAGCACTGCGAACCTTCAGGGTTCTGCGAGCCCTGAAAACTATATCAGTCATCCCAG GCTTAAAGACCATCGTCGGCGCTCTGATCCAGTCGGTAAAAAAGCTGTCGGACGTCATGATCCTCACCGTGTTCTGCCTCAGCGTCTTCGCCCTCATCGGCCTGCAGCTCTTTATGGGCAACCTGAGGCAGAAGTGCGTGCGCATGCCCATTGGCAGCAACGccaccaacagcagcaacattacCGCCAGCGACACGATGTTTCTCATCGACACCCTGCAGGAGATCAACACCACGTTTGTGCCGAACGCCACAGAGAGCTCCTTCAACTGGACAGAGTACATCAATGATGAGA GTAATTACTATTACCTCCCTGGCCGTAGGGACGCTCTGCTCTGTGGAAATGGCAGTGGCGCTGG GCTCTGTCCAGAGGGCTTCATATGTATGAAAGCTGGTCGTAATCCAGACTACGGCTACACCAGCTTCGACACCTTCAGCTGGGCGTTCCTCTCCCTGTTCCGACTCATGACCCAGGACTTCTGGGAAAACCTCTACCAGCAG ACTTTGCGCGCGGCAGGCAAGCCCTACATGATCTTCTTCGTGCTGGTGATCTTCCTGGGCTCCTTTTACCTGGTCAACCTGATCTTGGCCGTGGTGGCCATGGCTTATGACGAGCAGAACCAGGCGACCATCGAGGAGGCccagcagaaggaggaggagttcCAGGCCATGCTGGAGCAGCTcaagagacagcaggaggaggcacAG GTTGCCGCGGCAGCAGCCACGGAGAGCGGAGAGTACAGCGGGAGAGGGGGCCCCACCTCCGAGTCCTCCTCGGGGACGTCTAAGCTCAGCTCGAAAAGTGCCAAGGAGCGGCGCAACAGGcggaagaagaggaagcagagggaggaggaggaggagaggggggccCACGACAAGTTCCACAAGTCTGAGTCCGAGGACAGCATCAAGAGATCCAGCTTCCGTTTCTCTATTGATGCCAACAGACTTTCTTATGAAAAGAGGTGCTCCTCACCCAACCAG TCTCTCCTCAGTATCCGAGGATCCCTCTTCTCACCTCGGAGGAACAGCCGCGCCAGCCTGTTCAGCTTCCGCGGCCGGGCACGCGACATGGGCTCTGAGAATGACTTTGCAGACGACGAGCACAGCACCTTCGAGGAGAGCGACAGCCGCCGGGGCTCCCTGTTCTTGCCGCGCCGCCTCGAGCGCCGCTGCAGCGCCATCAGCCAGACCAGCCTCGGGGCGCAGCGGTCCGTGCTGCCTGCCAACGGCAAGATGCACTGCGCGGTAGACTGCAATGGTGTAGTGTCGTTGGTCGGCGGAACTTCTGTAACAACCTCCCCTGTAGGTCTCCTGCTGCCTGAG GGGACAACTACGGATACTGAGCTGAAGAAACGCCGGTCAGGTTTTCACCAGCCATCCATGGATTATTTAGATGAACCAGGGGGCAGGCAGAGAGCCATGAGTGTGGCCAGTATTCTCACCAACACCATGGAAG AACTTGAGGAGTCGAGACAGAAATGCCCCCCCTGCTGGTATAGATTCGCCAACACCGGTCTGATCTGGGATTGTTGCCCCGCGTGGCTGAAAATCAAGGAGGTTGTCAGCACATTGGTCATGGACCCATTTGTGGATCTGGCCATCACAATTTGCATCGTCCTCAACACCCTTTTCATGGCCATGGAGCATTACCCCATGACCAAACAATTCGATAACGTCCTCTCTGTGGGAAACCTG GTGTTCACAGGCATCTTCACAGCAGAGATGTGCTTCAAGATCATCGCCCTGGATCCCTACTACTACTTCCAGGAGGGTTGGAACATCTTCGACGGCATCATCGTTAGTCTGAGTCTGATGGAGCTCGGCTTGGCCAACGTAGAAGGCCTGTCTGTGCTCAGGTCCTTTAGATTG CTGAGGGTCTTCAAACTGGCCAAGTCCTGGCCCACTTTGAACATGCTGATCAAGATCATTGGCAACTCCGTGGGCGCTCTCGGGAACCTGACCCTGGTGCTGGCCATCATCGTCTTTATCTTCGCCGTGGTGGGCATGCAGCTGTTTGGCAAGAGCtacaaggagtgtgtgtgtaagatttCTGATGAGTGCCAGCTGCCCCGCTGGCACATGCACGATTTCTTCCACTCCTTCCTCATCGTGTTCCGGGTGCTGTGCGGAGAGTGGATAGAGACCATGTGGGACTGCATGGAGGTGGCTGGACAGACCATGTGCCTGATCGTCTTCATGATGGTCATGGTCATTGGAAACCTGGTG GTTCTAAACCTGTTCCTGGCTCTCCTTCTGAGCTCATTCAGCGCTGACAACCTGGCAGCAACCGACGACGACAGCGAGATGAACAACCTGCAGATCGCCGTGGGCCGGATCCAGCGGGGCTTCGCATTTGTGCGGCGGTTCCTCCAGAGCCTCTGCTCTGGCAGGGGCGGCAAGGGCTCTGGTCTGGCTGAGGAGAGCAAACCCTTGGATGAACTGCACAGCAATGGCAAGGGCAACTGCATCTCCAACCACACTTCAGTGGAGATCACCAAAGACCCCAGTGGGGTGTACATGACGGAGGGCAACGGACGGCCGGGAGGAGGGCTGGTCGTTGGGGTCGGTATTGGTGGGGACACTACAGGGAAGTACCCAATGGAGGAATGCGACTAcatgtcattcattcataacCCCAGCCTGACGGTCACGGTGCCCATCGCTGTGGGCGAGTCAGACTTTGAGAACCTAAACACAGAAGATTTCAGCAGTGACTCGTCAGATGTGGAGGGCAGCAAAGAG AAGCTTGATGTAGAGCCCAAGCCTCTGAGCTCATCAGAGGGGAGCACAGTCGATATTCGCCCCCCAGGAGATGGGGTGGATTCAGTGGAGCTAGAGCCAGAGGAGTCACTGGACCCGGAGGCCTGTTTcacagagg GCTGTGTGCGCAGGTTCCAGTGCTGCCAGATCAATGAGGAGGATAACAATTATAAGAGCTGGTGGACACTCAGGAAAACCTGCTTTATCATAGTGGAGCACAACTGGTTCGAATCCTTCATCATATTCATGATCCTGCTCAGCAGTGGAGCACTG GCGTTTGAGGACATTTACATTGAGCAGCGAAGGACCATCAAAACAGTGCTAGAGTATGCAGACAAGGTCTTCACTTACATCTTCATCCTGGAAATGCTGTTGAAGTGGGTGGCATACGGCTTTGTCAAGTACTTCACCAACGCCTGGTGCTGGCTCGACTTCCTCATTGTAGAC GTGTCCCTGGTCAGCCTCGTAGCCAATGCTCTGGGCTACTCTGAGCTTACCGCCATCAAATCTCTGAGGACGCTGCGAGCCCTCCGGCCCCTGAGGGCCCTGTCTCGGTTTGAGGGCATGAGG GTCGTGGTGAACGCGCTGCTGGGGGCCATCCCCTCCATCATGAACGTGCTGCTGGTCTGCCTCATCTTCTGGCTCATCTTCAGCATCATGGGCGTCAACCTGTTTGCAGGGAAGTACTACTACTGCGTCAACACCACCACGGACGAGATCTTCCCCATCGACGTCGTCAACAACAGGACCGAGTGCCTGAATTTGGTCAACGACAGCGCCCGCTGGAAGAACGTCAAAATCAACTTCGACAACGTCGGCGCCGGCTATTTGGCTCTGTTGCAAGTG GCAACATTTAAGGGTTGGATGGACATCATGTACGCAGCCGTGGACTCTCGAAAT TTGGAGGACCAGCCCAAATACGAAGTGAACTTGTACATGTACCTCTActttgtcatcttcatcatcttcggCTCCTTCTTCACCCTCAACCTGTTCATCGGTGTCATCATCGACAACTTCAaccagcagaagaagaag TTTGGAGGTCAGGACATCTTCAtgacagaagaacagaagaaataCTACAATGCCATGAAGAAGCTGGGTtccaaaaaaccccaaaaacctATACCTCGGCCAACA AATACATTTCAAGGCTGCGTGTTTGACTGCATCACAAAGCAGGCCTTCGACATCGTGATCATGATCCTCATCTGCCTTAACATGGTGACCATGATGGTGGAGACAGACGACCAGACGGAGGACATGGACAAAATCCTCTACTGGATCAACCTGGTGTTCATCGTGCTCTTCACTGGGGAGTGTGTGCTTAAGATGATCTCTCTGCGTCACTATTACTTTACCATCGGTTGGAATATATTTGACTTTGTGGTGGTGATCCTGTCCATCGTAG GTATGTTTTTATCTAAAGTTATCGAGAAGTACTTTGTGTCCCCGACTCTGTTCCGAGTGATCCGTCTGGCCAGGATAGGACGCATCCTCCGCCTTATCAAAGGTGCCAAAGGCATCCGGACGCTTCTCTTTGCCTTGATGATGTCACTCCCCGCCCTGTTCAACAtcggcctcctcctcttcctggtcATGTTCATCTACGCCATCTTTGGCATGTCCAACTTTGCCTACGTCAAGCGAGAGGCAGGAATCGACGACATGTTCAATTTCGAGACCTTTGGGAACAGCATGATCTGTTTGTTTCAGATTACCACCTCAGGCGGGTGGGACGGCCTGCTGGCGCCCATACTGAACAAGAGGGAGCCGGACTGCGACAGCCAGATGGAGCACCCGGGCAACTATTACAAAGGCAACTGCGGCAACCCATCAGTGGGCATCTTCTTCTTCGTCAGCTACATCATCATCTGCTTCCTCATTGTGGTCAACATGTACATCGCCGTCATCCTGGAGAACTTCAGCGTggccacagaggagagcgcAGAGCCTCTGAGCGAGGATGACTTTGAGATGTTCTATGAGGTGTGGGAGCGCTTCGATCCTGACGCCACTCAGTTCATGGAGTACAGCAAGCTCTCTGACTTTGCGGATGCTCTAGATCCGCCGCTGCGCATGCCCAAGCCCAACATGATCCAGCTCATCTCCATGGACCTGCCAATGGTTAGTGGCGAGCGCATCCACTGCCTCGACATCCTGTTCGCCTTCACCAAGCGAGTGTTGGGCGAGGGCGGCGAGATGGATGTGTTACGCGGGCAGATGGAGGAGCGCTTCATGGCCTCTAACCCCTCCAAGGTGTCTTACGAGcccatcaccaccaccctccGCCGCAAACAGGAGGACATGGCGGCCGTGATCATCCAGAGAGCCTTCCGCCGCTACATGATCTGCCTGGCCATGAAGAAGGCCTCCGCCCTCTACaaggagcagctgaaggagggCATCCGCGACCCAGACAAGGATGTGATGGTCATCAGCAAGTTCAATGAGAACTCCACCTCGGACAAAACGGACATGACCCCCTCCACAGCCTCCCCGCCCTCCTACAACAGCGTGACGAAATCGGACAAGGACAAATAcgagaaagaaaacagggaaaaagaaaacaaagggaaagaCTTGAAAGACCGAAAGAAATAG